The Rhodamnia argentea isolate NSW1041297 chromosome 10, ASM2092103v1, whole genome shotgun sequence sequence AAGCACAGCGACACGTGGACCCACGCGCTGAAAGCCATTTAACTGATTATGCGCTTTTTTAAATAACTTTGAAAGTcttcgaccaaagaaaaaaaaaagaaaaagaagaagaagcgcgTGAGGGAGTGACCGACCCACCGAAATTACCATTTTTGCCACTCCcggcgaattttctcctataGCTATTTTGCTTGcgttcttttttactttttggccttttctgttgaacttttaatttgggaCCCAAAGCACTGCTCATATAATTTACCGCCAGCGGCCCTCgttaaatctttgaaaaaatgaacaattaCTTGTCAAAGACACGTAACATCTCACAtgctcatttttcttttgtttgacaGTTTAATcattatatataatatatatagcGAAGTATGGTGGTTATTTGAAAAGAAATATGACGGTTATTGATACTTTTCAATCTTAAGATCTGAATAATGAGAATCGCTCATGAATACACTTGACATCATTGGGCGAGCATTGacatttttatatgttttactAGTGTCGCATAGATGACACATTAGGTCACTTATCATATTTAGAGATTGAGAGTAAATTCCCGACGTACTTCTATTTAAGCGATAATAGTATCTATCGAAATGAGCCGTGCCAAGTCGTATCAAATACCATGCAAATGCTAACCTTATCCAAAAGTTAATGCAAGATTTTCAAATTGTAAGAAATTTTTAAGGGGAACACAAAGACACCTCTCACTTTTACTTAAtaattcatattaaaaaaacATTGCATATAGAACGAGCAAAATATGTCGAATCTCATTTTGATCTCCTTTTGGAAAGACGAGGATGAAAAAACcaagatagaaaagaaaacttgagaaattcaaatttaatttagaCTAAGTAGTGGACTAATAGAATTCAAAttctcaaattgaaatttgagcAACCATCCGATTCTCGTATATCTCTTATTCAATTATTTAATTTAGATATGTTCAACTGCTCATGCACTTTGAAACGGAAATACTAATTATGCGATCTTATCAAGTATTACGAATATCTTACTCCTATCACGTCCTAAGATCTGTTTGGAGAAGTTGGATGTCAGTTCGTATCAAACTAATGCTTGctggatttttttgaaaaggaTTGATTTTGCCACCAAAACAATgcacaaattttaagaaaagaagaagaagaacacgtGAAGACATCTCGATAATTATTTTTGCAAcccatttttcgattttatcaGGTGGATTACTTTATTTCACAATTTGAAACTTCACATTTTGGAGGGGGTTACTTCGGATGGCACCGGCGAAGTAGTAGGGATAAAagtttggacccaaaaaaaaatggggatgaAAGGTAAATCCATCTGGAAAATTCGGAGGATTCAGATGAACTTTTTCGTTTATTTAAATAGAAAGAACATGGAAAACGCAGAAAGACTCACATGAAACCAGTGGCATTCCTGGTAATTACCCCCAAAGACCAAGGTCAAAGGCATCCGCCCTCTTGCAACTCAACGATCTTCCGAACTCCATTGACGATCGTCTTCGTCCGTTCATAGCGATCTCTTTCTCGCTCGTTCGCATTCACTTTTGGAGCACTCACTCGGTCACAGTCCCACCCACTTCGCATTCTCTCCCTGCGCACTAACccaccattttctctctcttctctctcttctctctctctctctctctccacactcACGCCCAGAAACGCATTTCCACTTCTGGGTGTCTCTTCTCTCGCCTCTGCACAAAAGCAGAGAAAGAAAcggagtagagagagagagagagagagagagagagggcactGTTAATCTCCATGGCCGACCCCACCAAGCACCACCTCCCCATCAGCGGCGGAGGCAACCTCCTCTTCTTCTACTCCGACCTCAAGTCCCTCCTCCGCACCAAGCGCACCGCCGCCCTCGCCTACGCCCTCACCTTTGCCTTCGTCGCCTTcaccctcttcctcctcctcaacccctcctctccctcctcctcctccgactCCTCCTCCCCCTGGTTTTCCAACATCTTCGTCACCGCCCCCACCGCCGCAACTACCGCCTCTGATTCTCACAGATCTCAGTCCGCTCCCCTCTTCTCTTACTTCTTCCCCAACGACGACGTCGTCGTTACCGACAGTTCCGTCTCGTCCTCTCATTCCTCTACAGACAATGTTCAAACCAGATCGGACGCCACGGGTTCTCGATCGCCGGAAGAACGAAACAGCACTCAAGGCCCAGTGAATTATGATAAAGATGCAGTTTTTAAGCCCAATCAGACCGCGAGTGCTTCCTCTGTGCGCACAGCTTCACCGCCTGCGCGAAACACTACTCAGAGTTCGCCGAGTTCGGCTGCCCCTCAAGCGTCGAAGCAAGGCGAAGTGAAGAACGCGACGCAGAGCATAGCAAACGTGGAAACGCCAAAACCGACGACGCCTGAAGTTCGGAAGCAGAATCAGACGAGTGTTGCCGTGCCGAGTTCGTCGGCTAATCGTACCCAGAGTCCGGCGAAGCCACTCGCTCCACCAGCGAAGAACGACACTGTGAAGGCAGTGGAGGTTGTTGGAGAGAAGCAAATCAAGACGAACTACACGGCCTCGCTGTTGAAGAAACATAGCAATGGCACTGTTTCAGGGGTGTCGGCGAAGCAGGGGATGAGTGATTGGATCGAGTCGATGAAGAAGTGCGATTTCTTCGACGGACAGTGGGTGAAGGACGATTCGTACCCACTTTACAAGCCGGGCTCGTGCTCGCTGATCGACGAGCAATTCAATTGCATACTCAACGGGAGGCCGGATAAGGATTATCAGAAATTGAAATGGATGCCTAAGGGTTGCAATCTGCCAAGGTATAAATGCGCTTGACATCGATTTGATTTTTACCATGATTGTTGAGGTGATTTCGTTGTGCTCTTGCTTTGGTTAGAACCCAAATAATTAATCGTGGATCTACTATTTGGAGTGTGGGTATTGTTCTTTATCAAGTATGTGTGTGCTTCCAGTTCACTCTgtttcttcgtcttcgtctttttgttgtttttgccttttctttctttgtaagGTCAAACCTGAAGCCATGAAGAaaagtttgcttttttttttttattgttttctaaACTACTTTCGGTTGAGATTGGGTGTATCTCTATCTTTGTATCTGCTCCATCTAggagttttcaaattttaagttttgCTTGGCCATGAAAATAGGTAACTGAAGATCGTCGagcttttcgttttttcttttccaaacacCGCTTTACCATTTTTGATGTTCTGCTACTTACATTGTCTCTGTTCTGTGTCGTTGGAGATTCTGGGATTCTATGTTGATGTAAGAAGGTTGTGAATGATCAGGTTGAATGCGAGTCACATGATCGAATTGTTGAGAGGGAAGCGGCTGGTTTTCGTGGGTGATTCCTTGAACAGGAATATGTGGGAATCGCTGGTCTGCATCCTGCGAGGCTCGGTGAAGGATCAAAAGAAAGTCTATGAAGCCAATGGCAGACATCACTTTCGTGGGGAAGCTTCCTACTCCTTCATTTTCAAAGTAGGTTGTTGAATTGCTCTCCCATTCAAATCACCTGAATTTCGCATCCCTCTTGCTCAATACGTGTCTACTCTGTTGTTTGTCTTTGCGCTAATGCTTTCGTGGTGGTATTTGGTAGGACTACGACTTCACGGTGGAGTTCTTTGTGTCCCCGTTTTTGGTTCGAGAATGGGAAATGCCCGACAAGAACGGATCTACAAAGGAAACACTTAGGTTAGATTTGGTAGGGAGGTCATCCGATCAGTATAAAGATGCGGACGTTATAATCTTCAACACTGGACACTGGTGGACTCACGATAAAACTTCCAAAGGGTATGCCATTTGTTT is a genomic window containing:
- the LOC115732125 gene encoding protein trichome birefringence, producing the protein MADPTKHHLPISGGGNLLFFYSDLKSLLRTKRTAALAYALTFAFVAFTLFLLLNPSSPSSSSDSSSPWFSNIFVTAPTAATTASDSHRSQSAPLFSYFFPNDDVVVTDSSVSSSHSSTDNVQTRSDATGSRSPEERNSTQGPVNYDKDAVFKPNQTASASSVRTASPPARNTTQSSPSSAAPQASKQGEVKNATQSIANVETPKPTTPEVRKQNQTSVAVPSSSANRTQSPAKPLAPPAKNDTVKAVEVVGEKQIKTNYTASLLKKHSNGTVSGVSAKQGMSDWIESMKKCDFFDGQWVKDDSYPLYKPGSCSLIDEQFNCILNGRPDKDYQKLKWMPKGCNLPRLNASHMIELLRGKRLVFVGDSLNRNMWESLVCILRGSVKDQKKVYEANGRHHFRGEASYSFIFKDYDFTVEFFVSPFLVREWEMPDKNGSTKETLRLDLVGRSSDQYKDADVIIFNTGHWWTHDKTSKGKDYYQEGSHVYGELNVLEAFRKALTTWARWVDANINPMKSIVFFRGYSDSHFSGGQWNSGGQCDSETQPIKNETYLREYPPKMIVLEKVLRGMKTHVNYLNVTKMTDYRKDGHPSIYRKQHLTDAERRSPLRFQDCSHWCLPGVPDAWNEILYAELLVKLNQKEQSQKRP